TGATATGCGCAGTCGTAATATCTCTCATGCGAAAATGCCCTATATGAGGAATTGCATGCTTTTTTAGCATTGTTTCATATATTGTATAAGTACTACTTTTTACATTATCGCGCTTACGAGCCAAAAATCTTATCACATATTTTGCAAATGTGATATTATCAAAAGACTGTGCTTTACTATTTTGTATACAGGCTAACCGATAAATATATTTTATTGTTTTGTTAGTGTTTGAGCGAGTTAAGTCAGTTGTAGGTTGCGGAACCTGCTCTACTTCGGCGGAAAGTACAACTAACGATTTATAACCGTTTAGCATTGTTATACTTTTAACATCTCCTTGGTTTGTGTGTATTGCTTGTCTTTATTAGGTGTGACATTAAAATCCCTCCTTGCAGTGAATTTACGATTTGAAAATAATAAAAAAAAGATATATAATTAGATATAGTATGACATGTTGTAAGAGAAAAGTGCTGTTGTCAACATGTGACGATAACATGATAAAACGAACGAATAAAATTAAAGGAGCAATACTATGAATAGTGTAGATAATAAAATTGATATGGTATATCTGTGGTGCGATGGGCATGATCCTGCGTTCCAAGCACGTAAAAATCAATATATGAACGTTGCTCCAAATGACGATAAGCTTGTTGGCGAGAGAAGATTTGTGGATAATGATGAACTCAAATACTCTCTTCGTTCGCTTGAAAAGTATGCTCCATGGATCAATCATGTTTATATCGTAACAGACAGACAGATTCCGAAATGGCTTGATCTTGACTATGAAAAGGTAACCGTTGTTGATCATTCGGAGATCATGCCGAAGGAGATCATTCCCGTATTCAACTCGGTTATTATTGAATATTTTTTACCGCTTATACCGAATTTGTCCGAAAAGTTCCTTTATGCAAATGACGATATGTTTTTCGGTGCGCCTGTTACACCTGATTATTTCTTCAATGGTGATAAGCCGATCGTTCGATTGCGCAAAAGCAAAAGTTTGCCGCATAAGAATGATACTATCTCGAAATCAACGCGTGTATCGATGCGCTTGTTAGAAGGCACTTATAATCGTTTAGGATGGTATCGTTTGCATCACAATATTGATTCGTATACGAAATCATCGTTCTTAGATACGTTAGCGAGATATCGCGATACGTTTGTTTCGACATATGGCAATCGTTTCCGTACAGAATATGATGTGCATCGTATCATATTCGGATTGGACGCTGTTTATGCGGATAGGGCGGAGTTAGAGATCGTTAAGCCTCCGAGTGTATTTGAGAGAAAAATTTTATCACTCTTTAAAAAGGTAACATGGGATAACATGATCGGGAACGAGGGACCTAAAACCAGAAAAAATATTTTGAAATATAAACCGAAACTTTTCTGTATCAATTCGAATGCAGAGGCTGATGAACGTGAAAACAGCAGAAGGTTCTTAGATTCGCTCTTTTCCGAGCCGTCTAAGTTTGAAAAGTAATACAAAATAAAAAAGGAAAGACATGAGATATGTCTTTCCTTTTTTTATTACTGAAGCTGTGAAACTATTTTGTGATAAATGCTTTTAATGTATCATTTCATAGCAATTACAATGGGTTGATAGAATCCTGTTTCTTCAGGCATTTTCCATGATACATTACTGCAACCGTTATCCAAGAGAAGTTTGGTGAGCTCTTCTCTGCGTGTTGCTCGATATTCACATTCGAATTTGCTGATGCCTAAGGCACTTTCGTCGTCGATGATATATTGGGTAAGGTGGTAGTGGTCGCCATTCCAGTTCCATGTTTGGAACGATACGCGTTGTCCGTCATTTGTCTTATGGATATACGGTGGAGAGTAGGGTGGTTTATCAAGAAGCAATGTATCATAATCTCTGATGC
This genomic stretch from Selenomonadales bacterium harbors:
- a CDS encoding Stealth CR1 domain-containing protein: MNSVDNKIDMVYLWCDGHDPAFQARKNQYMNVAPNDDKLVGERRFVDNDELKYSLRSLEKYAPWINHVYIVTDRQIPKWLDLDYEKVTVVDHSEIMPKEIIPVFNSVIIEYFLPLIPNLSEKFLYANDDMFFGAPVTPDYFFNGDKPIVRLRKSKSLPHKNDTISKSTRVSMRLLEGTYNRLGWYRLHHNIDSYTKSSFLDTLARYRDTFVSTYGNRFRTEYDVHRIIFGLDAVYADRAELEIVKPPSVFERKILSLFKKVTWDNMIGNEGPKTRKNILKYKPKLFCINSNAEADERENSRRFLDSLFSEPSKFEK